Proteins encoded within one genomic window of Synergistaceae bacterium:
- a CDS encoding nucleotidyltransferase domain-containing protein has translation MIDIDERHLKTVTTILSELAPGCEVRVFGSRVAGGAKPFSDLDLALYCKGRLGFENLRLIEEAFEESDLPFRVDVLDWHSLSNSFKQAIEPQCVKLTIDETESLNNNS, from the coding sequence ATGATTGACATTGACGAACGCCACCTGAAAACAGTAACAACGATACTCTCCGAACTTGCCCCGGGATGCGAAGTCAGAGTCTTCGGCTCGAGAGTTGCAGGGGGCGCGAAGCCATTCTCGGATCTCGACCTAGCGCTCTATTGCAAGGGAAGGTTGGGGTTTGAGAATTTGCGCCTGATCGAAGAGGCATTTGAAGAATCCGACCTGCCGTTCAGGGTCGATGTCCTCGATTGGCACAGCCTTTCCAACAGCTTCAAACAGGCGATTGAACCCCAATGCGTCAAGCTGACGATAGACGAAACGGAAAGTCTGAACAACAATTCCTGA